Within Thermoanaerobaculia bacterium, the genomic segment ACCGCTCCCTGCACGCGGTTCCCCTGCGCATCCTGCGCGACCGCCGGCTCCCCCGCGAGATTCGTCACGCCGGCCGCGGGGTCGTCGACCGCGCGCGTTCCGCTGCCGCGGCGCCCCGTCGCGCGATCTTCGAACGTGACGTCCCCTTCGATCACCGTGCGCTCCACCCGTCCGGCCGCGTCGAGTCGGCACTCGCCGCGGTCCCCGCGCGCCGTCTGCCCGGCGCGCCGGGCCGCGACGTCGCCGTCGAAGACCGCCGTGCGGACGCCGTCCGTCCAGCGCATCGTCCGCGCGGACACCGACGTTCTCG encodes:
- a CDS encoding LptA/OstA family protein, which translates into the protein TADRIELHDADRTARAEGNVRVAGRSAPAAGAKEAPRTSVSARTMRWTDGVRTAVFDGDVAARRAGQTARGDRGECRLDAAGRVERTVIEGDVTFEDRATGRRGSGTRAVDDPAAGVTNLAGEPAVAQDAQGNRVQGAVLTFRKESGSVEVKAKEGGRVESVYQTHGR